Proteins encoded in a region of the Thermoplasmata archaeon genome:
- the iorA gene encoding indolepyruvate ferredoxin oxidoreductase subunit alpha, giving the protein MPNLLAEEGKQLLLGNEAIVRGLIEAGTGFASTYPGTPSSEVGNILEKISDEAGLYFEFSTNEKVAMEVSAAAASSGVRSFVFMKHVGLNVAADPMMTLAYAGVRGGMLIMSADDPSCHSSQNEQDNRYYSTLALLPMMEPSTPQEAKDMVKEAYRVSEELTLPLIFRTTTRVNHARGVVDLGKKAEPKKIGHFDKDVARFVNIPAYAKQNRVRLLDLYKKAQELSEASQYNFVEGSGDIGIITSGVSYTYVREFVKGVSILKLGFTNPLPEKKIAEFIKGKKAIIVVEELEPFVEDQILRICAQNSINVPVYGKRSGHLPRQWEFSPDTLKGIKEFVEVQEFSQPMAKVDVVLPNRPPTLCAGCPHRGMFAAAKKAAGTSDVIYCSDIGCYTLGVQPPFKAADFIICMGGGAGAAGGFAQSTDQKAIAFMGDSTFFHAGIPPMINALFNNHKVVIVVLDNRTTAMTGHQPNPGTGRDFGGVSTEAIDIKKLVEGVGVKFVQEINPYDVKAATKVMKDALEFDGVAVVISKCPCPLELKKQKQLVIRQVNVDQDKCVKCYNCVRTIACPALFKKDGVISTDPTQCIGCGMCANVCPTGAIEVRQ; this is encoded by the coding sequence ATGCCGAATTTGCTTGCTGAAGAGGGAAAACAGCTCCTCCTCGGAAATGAGGCCATTGTCAGAGGGCTCATCGAGGCTGGAACGGGTTTCGCCTCGACCTATCCAGGTACCCCTTCGTCTGAAGTTGGAAACATTCTCGAGAAGATCTCGGACGAAGCGGGCCTATATTTCGAGTTCTCCACCAACGAGAAGGTGGCCATGGAAGTATCCGCTGCGGCAGCCTCATCAGGTGTGAGGTCATTCGTGTTCATGAAGCATGTCGGACTCAATGTAGCGGCCGATCCGATGATGACCTTGGCCTATGCCGGTGTCAGGGGAGGCATGCTCATAATGTCTGCTGACGATCCTTCATGTCACAGTTCCCAGAATGAGCAGGATAACCGTTACTACTCTACACTGGCGCTGCTCCCTATGATGGAGCCTTCCACACCTCAGGAAGCTAAGGATATGGTAAAGGAGGCATACAGGGTCTCTGAGGAGCTCACCCTGCCCCTCATATTCAGGACAACTACGAGAGTCAACCATGCACGCGGTGTGGTTGACCTAGGTAAGAAGGCAGAGCCAAAGAAGATCGGACATTTTGACAAAGATGTCGCAAGATTCGTCAACATTCCTGCATATGCGAAGCAGAACAGGGTGAGGCTTCTGGACCTATACAAGAAGGCACAGGAATTATCCGAAGCATCACAATACAACTTTGTTGAAGGCTCTGGAGATATCGGAATAATCACATCGGGTGTGTCTTACACCTATGTCCGCGAGTTCGTAAAGGGTGTTTCAATTCTCAAGTTGGGATTCACCAACCCTCTTCCGGAGAAGAAGATCGCCGAATTCATCAAGGGAAAGAAGGCAATCATCGTTGTAGAGGAGCTTGAACCCTTCGTGGAAGACCAGATACTGAGGATCTGTGCTCAGAACTCAATTAATGTTCCTGTCTACGGAAAGAGGTCGGGTCACCTTCCCAGACAATGGGAGTTCTCCCCTGACACGCTCAAGGGAATCAAAGAGTTCGTGGAGGTCCAGGAATTCAGTCAGCCTATGGCAAAGGTAGATGTGGTCCTTCCCAACAGGCCTCCGACACTTTGTGCCGGATGTCCTCACAGAGGAATGTTCGCAGCAGCGAAGAAGGCGGCAGGCACATCTGACGTCATCTATTGTTCTGATATCGGATGCTATACGCTTGGCGTACAGCCTCCGTTCAAGGCTGCAGATTTCATCATATGCATGGGAGGAGGAGCCGGAGCTGCAGGCGGATTTGCACAATCCACTGATCAGAAGGCGATTGCATTCATGGGGGATTCGACATTCTTCCATGCAGGAATCCCTCCGATGATCAATGCCCTGTTTAATAACCATAAGGTCGTCATCGTGGTACTGGACAACCGTACCACAGCCATGACGGGACATCAGCCCAACCCTGGAACCGGAAGGGACTTCGGAGGGGTCTCCACCGAAGCCATCGACATCAAGAAGCTTGTCGAAGGTGTCGGAGTCAAGTTTGTTCAGGAGATCAATCCCTATGATGTGAAGGCTGCCACCAAGGTTATGAAGGATGCTTTGGAGTTCGACGGTGTCGCTGTGGTCATTTCCAAATGCCCATGTCCACTGGAGCTCAAGAAGCAGAAGCAGTTGGTCATTAGGCAGGTCAACGTCGACCAGGATAAGTGTGTGAAGTGCTACAACTGCGTCAGGACCATAGCATGTCCTGCGTTATTCAAGAAGGACGGAGTCA